In Euphorbia lathyris chromosome 9, ddEupLath1.1, whole genome shotgun sequence, the following are encoded in one genomic region:
- the LOC136206414 gene encoding uncharacterized protein isoform X3 gives MKEKTFVIKFYHGGDFKNNKYVGGEVFEFPPYEDADLISFTSLMSDVKHELKYTEIGGMYVKADDKRGFKLLVNDKDVISYMEKVGDSGTLEFFIDNMVDQTSTVVKQTQPFVLVRPRKLPTEEVPLRKSPRSKGEKCKFVTLKSIQQETSARKQAKKKELERKKELMQVEVSLVDEKIGDSDDVEGDANVEHEEDLPHDKESIIQLDNAYEQLRNENIAKNKDKIASLRMDSLSSSMRNSINQNAESKQGKKARKKKVTSNLNITRRTTRSLALAIDAAAKKTVKDVTTEGCARKRVAIETTEEPMVEVSEGCAEKLDIMHLRKKRDEGIGTMENYIALRKRQEKTPNQPQIGLVELPTEMTQIENDIIVQCESQLSHDSRASTKQPKRKFRGQTKLDAIHTRNIEERKMIMLNDVNQPIGDDKTLSEFSNFLGTLGRQYIKFSHTNWSHVPDKEILWQFVKIGKQTR, from the exons ATGAAGGAGAAAACGTTTGTTATTAAATTCTATCATGGAGGAGATTTTAAGAACAACAAGTATGTTGGAGGTGAGGTTTTTGAGTTTCCCCCTTATGAAGATGCAGATTTGATCTCATTTACTTCATTGATGAGTGATGTCAAACATGAGTTGAAATATACCGAAATTGGAGGGATGTATGTCAAGGCAGATGACAAAAGGGGATTCAAACTCCTTGTGAATGATAAAGATGTAATCTCTTACATGGAGAAAGTGGGTGATTCAGGGACTTTGGAATTTTTCATCGACAACATGGTTGACCAAACTAGTACCGTTGTGAAACAAACACAGCCATTTGTCCTTGTTCGACCAAGGAAGCTTCCTACTGAAG AAGTTCCTTTAAGAAAAAGTCCAAGGTCAAAAGGTGAAAAATGCAAGTTTGTCACTTTGAAAAGTATTCAACAAGAGACCAGCGCCAGAAAGCAAGCAAAAAAGAAAGAgttggaaagaaagaaagagctTATGCAAGTTGAAGTGTCTCTAGTTGATGAAAAGATAGGAGATTCTGATGACGTTGAGGGGGATGCTAATGTCGAACATGAGGAGGACTTG CCTCATGATAAAGAATCTATTATACAACTTGACAATGCATATGAACAACTCCGAAATGAAAATATTGCAAAGAACAAAGACAAGATTGCTTCACTCCGGATGGATTCACTCTCTTCCTCTATGAGGAATTCTATAAATCAAAATGCAGAATCGAAG CAAGGAAAAAAAGcaagaaagaaaaaggttaCTAGCAACCTCAACATAACTAGGAGGACAACACGTTCCCTAGCACTTGCCATTGATGCAGCTGCTAAGAAAACAGTCAAGGATGTTACAACAGAAGGGTGTGCTAGAAAAAGAGTGGCAATAGAG ACAACGGAAGAACCAATGGTAGAAGTTTCTGAAGGCTGTGCTGAAAAGTTGGACATAATGCATCTCCGAAAAAAGAGAGATGAAGGTATTGGAACAATGGAGAATTATATTGCGTTACGAAAGCGACAAGAAAAAACTCCAAATCAACCACAAATTGGGTTAGTTGAGCTACCAACTGAAATGACAcaaattgaaaatgatataaTTGTTCAATGTGAGAGTCAATTATCACATGATTCTAGAG CATCAACTAAGCAACCGAAAAGGAAGTTTCGAGGACAAACAAAATTGGATGCAATCCATAcaagaaatattgaagaaagaaagatgataaTGTTGAATGATGTGAATCAACCAATTGGAGATGACAAAACCTTATCAGAATTTAGTAACTTTTTGGGGACATTAGGAAGACAGTACATCAAGTTTAGCCACACAAACTGGTCACATGTTCCCGATAAAGAAATTTTGTGGC
- the LOC136206414 gene encoding uncharacterized protein isoform X4, giving the protein MKEKTFVIKFYHGGDFKNNKYVGGEVFEFPPYEDADLISFTSLMSDVKHELKYTEIGGMYVKADDKRGFKLLVNDKDVISYMEKVGDSGTLEFFIDNMVDQTSTVVKQTQPFVLVRPRKLPTEEVPLRKSPRSKGEKCKFVTLKSIQQETSARKQAKKKELERKKELMQVEVSLVDEKIGDSDDVEGDANVEHEEDLPHDKESIIQLDNAYEQLRNENIAKNKDKIASLRMDSLSSSMRNSINQNAESKQGKKARKKKVTSNLNITRRTTRSLALAIDAAAKKTVKDVTTEGCARKRVAIETTEEPMVEVSEGCAEKLDIMHLRKKRDEGIGTMENYIALRKRQEKTPNQPQIGLVELPTEMTQIENDIIVQCESQLSHDSRASTKQPKRKFRGQTKLDAIHTRNIEERKMIMLNDVNQPIGDDKTLSEFSNFLGTLGRQYIKFSHTNWSHVPDKEILWQFVKTR; this is encoded by the exons ATGAAGGAGAAAACGTTTGTTATTAAATTCTATCATGGAGGAGATTTTAAGAACAACAAGTATGTTGGAGGTGAGGTTTTTGAGTTTCCCCCTTATGAAGATGCAGATTTGATCTCATTTACTTCATTGATGAGTGATGTCAAACATGAGTTGAAATATACCGAAATTGGAGGGATGTATGTCAAGGCAGATGACAAAAGGGGATTCAAACTCCTTGTGAATGATAAAGATGTAATCTCTTACATGGAGAAAGTGGGTGATTCAGGGACTTTGGAATTTTTCATCGACAACATGGTTGACCAAACTAGTACCGTTGTGAAACAAACACAGCCATTTGTCCTTGTTCGACCAAGGAAGCTTCCTACTGAAG AAGTTCCTTTAAGAAAAAGTCCAAGGTCAAAAGGTGAAAAATGCAAGTTTGTCACTTTGAAAAGTATTCAACAAGAGACCAGCGCCAGAAAGCAAGCAAAAAAGAAAGAgttggaaagaaagaaagagctTATGCAAGTTGAAGTGTCTCTAGTTGATGAAAAGATAGGAGATTCTGATGACGTTGAGGGGGATGCTAATGTCGAACATGAGGAGGACTTG CCTCATGATAAAGAATCTATTATACAACTTGACAATGCATATGAACAACTCCGAAATGAAAATATTGCAAAGAACAAAGACAAGATTGCTTCACTCCGGATGGATTCACTCTCTTCCTCTATGAGGAATTCTATAAATCAAAATGCAGAATCGAAG CAAGGAAAAAAAGcaagaaagaaaaaggttaCTAGCAACCTCAACATAACTAGGAGGACAACACGTTCCCTAGCACTTGCCATTGATGCAGCTGCTAAGAAAACAGTCAAGGATGTTACAACAGAAGGGTGTGCTAGAAAAAGAGTGGCAATAGAG ACAACGGAAGAACCAATGGTAGAAGTTTCTGAAGGCTGTGCTGAAAAGTTGGACATAATGCATCTCCGAAAAAAGAGAGATGAAGGTATTGGAACAATGGAGAATTATATTGCGTTACGAAAGCGACAAGAAAAAACTCCAAATCAACCACAAATTGGGTTAGTTGAGCTACCAACTGAAATGACAcaaattgaaaatgatataaTTGTTCAATGTGAGAGTCAATTATCACATGATTCTAGAG CATCAACTAAGCAACCGAAAAGGAAGTTTCGAGGACAAACAAAATTGGATGCAATCCATAcaagaaatattgaagaaagaaagatgataaTGTTGAATGATGTGAATCAACCAATTGGAGATGACAAAACCTTATCAGAATTTAGTAACTTTTTGGGGACATTAGGAAGACAGTACATCAAGTTTAGCCACACAAACTGGTCACATGTTCCCGATAAAGAAATTTTGTGGC
- the LOC136206414 gene encoding uncharacterized protein isoform X1: protein MKCPCTHCCNRKWHSKGAIYDHLICNGPALTLVSWIYDVVRKTTTNDENVKASSMGMNFGDELTRMLHDNFQYIDNDLGNDDHRINNGPNLNAKKFYHLVEEGKQPLYPGCERFSRLSFMVRLYLFKCVHGVSEAAFSDLLELIREAFPNAEVPKSFNAAKNVIKDLGLDYQKIHACPNDCMLYWAENEGETVCKICGASRWKVVDNEYVGVENEKPKKCHKVPAKIMRYFPLKPRLQRLFMCKGLAELMIWYAKERKKDGKLRHPANGEAWKAMDSLYPNFSSEIRNVGLGLASDGFNPFRTMSISHSTWPIVLINYNLPPWLCMKPENLILSTLIPGPTSPGNNIDVYMQPLITELKELWDIGVETYDSFTNQTFTLQANLLWTISDFSAYAMLSGWSTKGKLACPNCHYETSSTYLKHSKKMCYMNHRKFFDSNHKWRVDKRRFNGDIEVGNMPTELSGMDIVELLHEFKNVFGKQKKKPQPNSKCPWKKKSILFELPYWIHNLSRHNLDVMHIEKNVFDNILGTLLSIAGKSKDHLNARLDLQDMGIRKTFILEIPVIINTLNMGLPVLT, encoded by the coding sequence ATGAAATGTCCTTGCACACATTGTTGTAATCGTAAATGGCATAGCAAGGGTGCGATTTATGATCATCTAATTTGCAATGGACCGGCTTTAACCCTTGTTAGTTGGATTTATGATGTTGTGAGAAAAACTACTACTAATGATGAAAATGTAAAGGCTAGTTCAATGGGTATGAATTTTGGAGATGAACTAACTAGAATGTTGCATGAcaattttcaatatatagacAATGACTTAGGCAATGATGATCATAGAATAAACAATGGCCCAAATTTAAATGCAAAAAAATTCTATCATCTTGTTGAGGAGGGAAAACAACCCCTATATCCTGGTTGTGAAAGATTTTCTAGGTTAAGCTTCATGGTTCGACTTTACCTATTTAAATGTGTTCATGGAGTTAGTGAGGCTGCATTTTCAGATTTGTTAGAGTTGATCAGGGAGGCTTTTCCTAATGCCGAAGTACCAAAATCTTTTAATGCCGCAAAGAATGTAATTAAAGATTTAGGTCTTGATTACCAAAAGATACATGCCTGCCCTAATGATTGCATGCTATATTGGGCTGAAAATGAAGGTGAAACTGTTTGCAAAATTTGTGGTGCTTCTAGGTGGAAAGTTGTGGATAATGAATATGTTGGTGTTGAAAATGAAAAGCCTAAGAAATGTCACAAAGTTCCTGCAAAAATAATGAGATATTTCCCTCTAAAACCAAGGTTGCAGCGACTATTTATGTGTAAAGGTTTGGCTGAATTAATGATATGGTAtgcaaaagagagaaaaaaagatGGCAAGTTAAGACATCCAGCAAATGGTGAGGCTTGGAAGGCCATGGACAGTTTGTATCCTAACTTCAGCTCTGAAATTCGTAATGTCGGATTAGGTTTAGCTTCTGATGGTTTCAATCCTTTTCGAACAATGAGCATATCCCATAGCACATGGccaattgttttgattaattataaCCTACCACCTTGGCTTTGTATGAAACCTGAAAATTTGATATTGTCTACTCTAATTCCTGGCCCAACTTCTCCTGGGAACAATATTGATGTGTACATGCAACCTCTAATTACAGAATTGAAAGAGTTATGGGATATAGGGGTGGAAACTTATGATTCCTTTACAAACCAAACCTTTACTTTGCAAGCAAACCTACTTTGGACCATTAGTGACTTTTCGGCTTATGCTATGTTGTCGGGTTGGAGCACGAAAGGTAAATTGGCTTGCCCAAATTGTCATTATGAGACTTCTTCAACTTACTTGAAGCATAGTAAAAAAATGTGTTATATGAACCATCGCAAGTTTTTTGATTCAAACCATAAGTGGAGGGTTGACAAGAGAAGATTCAATGGTGATATTGAAGTGGGAAATATGCCTACTGAGTTGTCTGGAATGGATATTGTGGAGTTGTTACACGAATTTAAGAATGTATTTGGGAAGCAGAAAAAGAAACCACAACCCAATTCCAAATGCCCATGGAAGAAGAAGTCCATACTTTTTGAATTACCGTATTGGATACACAACCTATCCCGCCATAATCTTGATGTCATGCATATAGAGAAAAACGTTTTTGATAATATATTGGGGACTTTGTTGAGTATTGCAGGTAAGAGTAAAGATCATCTAAATGCACGATTAGATTTGCAAGATATGGGCATTAGGAAGACCTTCATCCTCGAAATTCCAGTGATAATAAACACATTGAATATGGGGCTGCCTGTTTTGACATGA
- the LOC136206414 gene encoding uncharacterized protein isoform X2: MKEKTFVIKFYHGGDFKNNKYVGGEVFEFPPYEDADLISFTSLMSDVKHELKYTEIGGMYVKADDKRGFKLLVNDKDVISYMEKVGDSGTLEFFIDNMVDQTSTVVKQTQPFVLVRPRKLPTEEVPLRKSPRSKGEKCKFVTLKSIQQETSARKQAKKKELERKKELMQVEVSLVDEKIGDSDDVEGDANVEHEEDLPHDKESIIQLDNAYEQLRNENIAKNKDKIASLRMDSLSSSMRNSINQNAESKQGKKARKKKVTSNLNITRRTTRSLALAIDAAAKKTVKDVTTEGCARKRVAIETTEEPMVEVSEGCAEKLDIMHLRKKRDEGIGTMENYIALRKRQEKTPNQPQIGLVELPTEMTQIENDIIVQCESQLSHDSRASTKQPKRKFRGQTKLDAIHTRNIEERKMIMLNDVNQPIGDDKTLSEFSNFLGTLGRQYIKFSHTNWSHVPDKEILWQFVKVNLLLFDEYI, encoded by the exons ATGAAGGAGAAAACGTTTGTTATTAAATTCTATCATGGAGGAGATTTTAAGAACAACAAGTATGTTGGAGGTGAGGTTTTTGAGTTTCCCCCTTATGAAGATGCAGATTTGATCTCATTTACTTCATTGATGAGTGATGTCAAACATGAGTTGAAATATACCGAAATTGGAGGGATGTATGTCAAGGCAGATGACAAAAGGGGATTCAAACTCCTTGTGAATGATAAAGATGTAATCTCTTACATGGAGAAAGTGGGTGATTCAGGGACTTTGGAATTTTTCATCGACAACATGGTTGACCAAACTAGTACCGTTGTGAAACAAACACAGCCATTTGTCCTTGTTCGACCAAGGAAGCTTCCTACTGAAG AAGTTCCTTTAAGAAAAAGTCCAAGGTCAAAAGGTGAAAAATGCAAGTTTGTCACTTTGAAAAGTATTCAACAAGAGACCAGCGCCAGAAAGCAAGCAAAAAAGAAAGAgttggaaagaaagaaagagctTATGCAAGTTGAAGTGTCTCTAGTTGATGAAAAGATAGGAGATTCTGATGACGTTGAGGGGGATGCTAATGTCGAACATGAGGAGGACTTG CCTCATGATAAAGAATCTATTATACAACTTGACAATGCATATGAACAACTCCGAAATGAAAATATTGCAAAGAACAAAGACAAGATTGCTTCACTCCGGATGGATTCACTCTCTTCCTCTATGAGGAATTCTATAAATCAAAATGCAGAATCGAAG CAAGGAAAAAAAGcaagaaagaaaaaggttaCTAGCAACCTCAACATAACTAGGAGGACAACACGTTCCCTAGCACTTGCCATTGATGCAGCTGCTAAGAAAACAGTCAAGGATGTTACAACAGAAGGGTGTGCTAGAAAAAGAGTGGCAATAGAG ACAACGGAAGAACCAATGGTAGAAGTTTCTGAAGGCTGTGCTGAAAAGTTGGACATAATGCATCTCCGAAAAAAGAGAGATGAAGGTATTGGAACAATGGAGAATTATATTGCGTTACGAAAGCGACAAGAAAAAACTCCAAATCAACCACAAATTGGGTTAGTTGAGCTACCAACTGAAATGACAcaaattgaaaatgatataaTTGTTCAATGTGAGAGTCAATTATCACATGATTCTAGAG CATCAACTAAGCAACCGAAAAGGAAGTTTCGAGGACAAACAAAATTGGATGCAATCCATAcaagaaatattgaagaaagaaagatgataaTGTTGAATGATGTGAATCAACCAATTGGAGATGACAAAACCTTATCAGAATTTAGTAACTTTTTGGGGACATTAGGAAGACAGTACATCAAGTTTAGCCACACAAACTGGTCACATGTTCCCGATAAAGAAATTTTGTGGC